One region of Hydrogenobaculum sp. Y04AAS1 genomic DNA includes:
- the modA gene encoding molybdate ABC transporter substrate-binding protein, giving the protein MKKFIVFGLLASKIVFGATITVAAAADLRFVLQDLTALYEKEYPKDKLKFIYGASGNFYNQIRAGYPIDVFMSADTHFPELLYKQGLSYKPRAYAIGKLALFTTKNIDVDNPKLAFLKAQKVAIANPRVAPYGIAGISTLHCYHVYNDVKDKIIFGENIIQTTQFVASKNADVGLVSYSLILAPQLHSKGKFYLIPQACYKPIVQGAAVIKATKDKNAAMRFFNFLYSQEAIAIWKSFGYGIPK; this is encoded by the coding sequence ATGAAAAAGTTTATAGTTTTTGGGCTTTTAGCAAGTAAAATAGTCTTTGGTGCTACAATCACAGTGGCAGCTGCTGCTGATCTTAGGTTTGTATTGCAAGATTTAACAGCACTTTATGAGAAAGAATATCCTAAAGACAAACTAAAGTTTATATACGGAGCTTCTGGTAACTTTTACAATCAAATAAGAGCTGGTTATCCTATAGATGTATTTATGTCTGCGGATACACATTTTCCTGAGCTTCTTTATAAACAAGGTTTATCTTACAAACCAAGAGCTTACGCCATAGGCAAACTTGCTCTTTTTACCACAAAAAATATAGATGTGGATAATCCAAAACTTGCTTTCTTAAAAGCTCAAAAAGTGGCCATAGCAAACCCAAGAGTAGCCCCTTATGGTATAGCTGGTATATCTACACTTCATTGTTATCATGTGTACAACGACGTTAAAGATAAAATAATTTTCGGTGAAAATATAATCCAAACTACTCAATTTGTAGCTTCTAAAAATGCCGATGTGGGACTTGTTTCTTATTCTCTTATCTTGGCACCACAGCTTCATAGTAAGGGTAAATTTTACCTTATACCTCAAGCTTGCTATAAACCTATCGTACAAGGCGCTGCTGTAATAAAAGCAACAAAAGATAAAAATGCTGCCATGAGATTTTTTAACTTTTTATATTCCCAGGAAGCAATAGCCATCTGGAAATCTTTTGGAT